One Elgaria multicarinata webbii isolate HBS135686 ecotype San Diego chromosome 6, rElgMul1.1.pri, whole genome shotgun sequence DNA segment encodes these proteins:
- the PRXL2C gene encoding peroxiredoxin-like 2C isoform X1, producing the protein MAEPPPAGPPPPPAVTRQIGSRSLSRPTGEDSPPELRDAAQRLVVDVLGKEIPFGVLYRERKAIVVFVRHFLCYTCKEYVEDLGKIPKKFLQDADVRLVVIGQSSHHHIKPFCNLTGYPHEMYVDPEKEIYRMLGMKRGEASIASVQSPHVKSSLLSGSIKSMLRAMASPAFDFQGDPAQQGGTLILGPDNEIHFVHLDKNRLDHAPINTVLQCAGVQTVDFTHRSQIIEV; encoded by the exons ATGGCGGAACCGCCGCCAGCGGGACCCCCGCCGCCGCCTGCGGTCACACGGCAGATCGGCAGCCGAAGCCTTTCGCGGCCAACCGGGGAAGATTCGCCCCCGGAACTGCGGGACGCCGCCCAGCGCCTGGTGGTGGATGTGCTCGGGAAGGAGATCCCGTTCGGCGTCCTTTACAGGGAGCGGAAGGCGATCGTGGTGTTCGTGCGG CATTTTCTGTGTTATACTTGTAAGGAATATGTCGAGGATCTGGGCAAAATTCCCAAGAAATTTTTACAA GATGCAGATGTCAGACTTGTAGTTATTGGACAATCATCACACCACCATATTAAG CCATTTTGCAATTTGACAGGTTATCCTCATGAAATGTACGTAGATcctgaaaaggaaatttatagAATGCTTGGGatgaaaaggggggaagcatccaTTGCCTCAG TGCAGAGCCCTCACGTTAAATCCAGCTTGCTATCAGGAAGCATTAAAAGCATGCTGAGAGCAATGGCAAGCCCTGCATTTGACTTTCAAGGAGATCCAGCTCAGCAGGGAGGTACCTTGATTTTAGGTCCAG ATAATGAAATCCACTTTGTGCACCTGGACAAGAACAGGTTGGATCACGCTCCCATTAACACTGTTTTGCAATGTGCAGGAGTTCAAACAGTAGACTTCACCCACCGATCTCAGATTATTGAAGTGTGA
- the PRXL2C gene encoding peroxiredoxin-like 2C isoform X2 produces MAEPPPAGPPPPPAVTRQIGSRSLSRPTGEDSPPELRDAAQRLVVDVLGKEIPFGVLYRERKAIVVFVRHFLCYTCKEYVEDLGKIPKKFLQDADVRLVVIGQSSHHHIKPFCNLTGYPHEMYVDPEKEIYRMLGMKRGEASIASDNEIHFVHLDKNRLDHAPINTVLQCAGVQTVDFTHRSQIIEV; encoded by the exons ATGGCGGAACCGCCGCCAGCGGGACCCCCGCCGCCGCCTGCGGTCACACGGCAGATCGGCAGCCGAAGCCTTTCGCGGCCAACCGGGGAAGATTCGCCCCCGGAACTGCGGGACGCCGCCCAGCGCCTGGTGGTGGATGTGCTCGGGAAGGAGATCCCGTTCGGCGTCCTTTACAGGGAGCGGAAGGCGATCGTGGTGTTCGTGCGG CATTTTCTGTGTTATACTTGTAAGGAATATGTCGAGGATCTGGGCAAAATTCCCAAGAAATTTTTACAA GATGCAGATGTCAGACTTGTAGTTATTGGACAATCATCACACCACCATATTAAG CCATTTTGCAATTTGACAGGTTATCCTCATGAAATGTACGTAGATcctgaaaaggaaatttatagAATGCTTGGGatgaaaaggggggaagcatccaTTGCCTCAG ATAATGAAATCCACTTTGTGCACCTGGACAAGAACAGGTTGGATCACGCTCCCATTAACACTGTTTTGCAATGTGCAGGAGTTCAAACAGTAGACTTCACCCACCGATCTCAGATTATTGAAGTGTGA